In Acidimicrobiales bacterium, the following proteins share a genomic window:
- a CDS encoding SDR family oxidoreductase has translation MPDLAVDHLFRLDGKVALVTGASSGLGERFARVLHAAGAIPVVTARRADRLDALVADLPGAVAVPCDITDEDDLHRLVTVAEEVRGRIDVLVNNAGVTDPVPSEDETPEHYRRIMDVNLDAVVRLSQLVGRRMLDAGAGSIVNVASIFGTVASSPINEASYVASKHAVVGLTRQLGTEWIRRGVRVNALAPGWFRTEMAEVMFNDPASIEYVRRNTPAGRGGEPHELDGALLFLASDASTYVTGHVLAVDGGWTAR, from the coding sequence GTGCCGGATCTCGCCGTCGACCACCTGTTCCGACTCGACGGAAAGGTGGCGCTGGTCACCGGGGCCTCGAGCGGTCTCGGCGAGCGCTTCGCCCGGGTGCTCCACGCCGCCGGCGCGATCCCCGTCGTCACCGCCCGACGCGCCGACCGGCTCGACGCCCTCGTCGCCGACCTCCCCGGCGCCGTGGCCGTGCCCTGCGACATCACCGACGAGGACGACCTGCACCGCCTGGTGACGGTCGCCGAGGAGGTGCGCGGCCGCATCGACGTGCTCGTCAACAACGCCGGCGTCACCGACCCCGTGCCGAGCGAGGACGAGACCCCCGAGCACTATCGCCGGATCATGGACGTGAACCTCGACGCCGTGGTGCGGCTCTCCCAGCTCGTCGGCCGTCGCATGCTCGACGCCGGAGCCGGTTCGATCGTGAACGTCGCGTCGATCTTCGGCACGGTGGCGTCGTCCCCGATCAACGAGGCCAGCTACGTGGCCTCCAAGCACGCCGTGGTGGGCCTCACCCGCCAGCTCGGCACCGAGTGGATCCGCAGGGGGGTCCGGGTCAACGCCCTCGCCCCCGGCTGGTTCCGCACCGAGATGGCCGAGGTCATGTTCAACGATCCGGCGTCGATCGAGTACGTGCGCCGCAACACCCCCGCCGGACGTGGCGGGGAGCCGCACGAGCTCGACGGGGCGCTGCTGTTCCTCGCCTCCGACGCCAGTACCTACGTGACCGGCCACGTGCTCGCCGTCGACGGCGGGTGGACCGCCCGGTGA